The segment GTGCCTGCTATTATACCTGTTACATTATCTGGTGTTGAGACAACATGTTACCTTATTTGGATGTGGAGACCACTCCACCCTTGAACCGTAGAAATATCTGTACTTTTTGGTATTAAATTTGTAATTAATCTGTGGCAACTCTAAACCTGCGGGGGAAAAAATCGACAGCTAAGATAAAGAAGAAAAACTTTCAACCAAGGGCTTATTTGATCAAATGGTACAGGTCATTAGTTAATTTAAGGAGGAAACCTACCCACAAAGAGTGTGTCAGGCGAACAGAAGACTGAGCCATCCTTCTCTATCACTGCTTTGGCGCTTGTGTCCTTTAGTGTCACAAGGTTTGTGCCCACTGGAGTGTCCTGCAAGACGAGGTGTGACCCATATAGAATAAGCAGGCATAATTCCAGTCAAATTGAATTCAAATAATTCAAATTAGGCTTTTTTAACTTCACTGAAATGTATGCAGAGATGTCCACTATACCTTGTCAACAGTAATGGGCAAGACAAATCTCTGACAGACTGGCGGCGAGAAGATTTTGTTGTTTTCGACAAACTTATCTGTGTCTTGTCTCATGTTTTCAATGTAGAACATGTCGTACAGGTTACTGTCTTTGTACGTGATCAGATCAAATACAACATGGCCGTCTTCCTCAAAGGCATTTATGTGGTGGAACACTACAAAAGGATCTCCATAGAACTTTGTGGACACTGCCTTTCCAGTCTTCCGGTTGATCAGATTGAAATATGTCTACAACAGACAAATATAAATCGTAGTACCTCTAGAATTTAAGGTGGAAACATTAGAGGATATACACTTCAAAAGAAATAATTTGCTTACCATATCGTCTTTGTCATATTTGAGACAGCTTCCCCAGTTGACCCCTCGGAAGTAGGCCGTGGCGAGCTTGAAGATGTCAAGCTTAAAGGCCTGCTCCACGAAGACGATGTAATTCTCCGTCATGCCAAAGCTGTGGAAGTAGCTGGGATAGAGGGATGATCGGAAGGGGATGGAGCACACCTTCTCAACTTTACTCATGGCTGGCTTTTTCTTGTCTTCATCTGCAGACAGATAACAGTGTTTCTtttcataaacatttaaacattgaaTATATTAAGTATGAATCTGTTTTATGTTATCCGATCTGAGTGTTGCCGCGTCAGACCATAACCCTTCTTTTTCTTGATACCTGATGCATCTGCTGGAACTTTGAATATCATGTACTTGGGTCGGCCAAAACCGATGATCGCTGTGCCCATGTTGTAGGTGTTTCCCTCTTCATCGTAGTGAGGGTGTGCAGTGGCCAAGTTTAGCGCAATGTGGTTCCTGTAATTTGTCTACAGGAAAATGTATCACATGTGTTTCATAACTTTATAAAGGGCTTTCACACCTTGGTTAAGTAACCTTTCCATGACCTTTTGTCAAATAATAATTTGGCCACACATCAACTCATATAGTAAATCAAGAGGACTATGGAACAACCTCTCAAACCACTGGcaaggaaaacaaacattttcattaATCGGTGATATCTCCTGTcctcaaaacaaaaatgttaagTTCCACAGTTTTGCTTtaaatgtttttcatttcaattcaattgaaGACAAATGTTGGAATTTTTGAACTCACCCGGCCCACTGTTTCCAGAGTGTGCGGGTCAATCTTGTTAATGTAGTTAACTTCAGATGCAGCATAGTAGTCCTCGCCATATCTTATTATGTTCACAAGGTTGTTGTCCGTGAAATCAGGGATGGCATTGCTGAAGTAGGTGAAAGCCCTTTGGAAAGGCCAAAAGTGTCATGGATCTGAATCTGCATCAGTGTTGAGTAATTTCATTTCTGTTCCATAGCAACTTAGTAAGTTGaagttgaaaatgaaaatgtattgcaTTGAAATTCAGGTATTACtttgaaaatatgtttttgcagGGATCAGGATAGACCATAGTCCCAAATTCTGACACAACAATCCTGTTGGCACCTGTGTTCCTTTTAAAAGTCTCACTCTGAAGGAATTTACTCCGGTAGTACACATCACCTGAAAAGTGATAGCATTCACTATCAGTAACTGTATTGCATTGCGAAATGTAGCTCAGTGTGGATAGTGCTGTGTGCtatgcccttctctctcaccatctttaAAGGTGAAATTATGGAGGAGAGCCATGCCATCAAACCAGTGATTGTAAGCAGTATCCCCAATATTGAACAAGCCAGGACCATTGCGCACAAGTGTCCCCTGTAACCAGTCTGGGATTGCTCCtggatgcagacagacacaagaaAAGAAGGAATCATGCTATTTCCCCAGTCATGTTCAGTATTAGCTTTTGTCATCAGTTCAGCTGCAAACCAGTGGTTCAGACAGTTTAAAATGATAACAGCTTTGTTCAGTAACAATCACTATAACTCATATACTAAACATAAATCTCCAGATCATCGTTCTTGTTGACACCAgttttaaaacaataaaatgcaacaacatGAAAGTCAAGCAGCTGTCAACCTCATATCACAAATGAACAATAAAACCCTAAAGAGATAAATAACATTTATGTTTTTAGTGACGGTTTTGAATTAGTTAATTTAAGTTTGAGTGAAAGTTTACTCGGAATTACCAAGATACTTTCGCTTTTACGGGCTCCGGGGTCTCAGATCCATTCTTAGTAAATACTGCTTGCATGATTCCGATTTGTCAGCTCAGTATTCTCCGTGCCGTACGTATGACTGCTTTCTCGTGAAATGGAATGCTGTCAAGTTCAAAGGCACCTTCGTTTACTACGCCAGTCTATATATGCGTCGACTAAACACTACCGCCTACATGCGTAACTGCATGTTTATGTATTATGTGACACATTTTTCATGACTTATTGACGCCTATCAGTCAACTTACTTCTTTGTATCTTACTTTATCGACACATGCATTCAATCTGCACTGTTGACGATCTGTGAGATACTATTGACGTGGCGCACACTACGAAAATATGTAAAACTCTATAATTCCCTTCCATCTTTATCTAAATTGCTTTTGTGGACTTTGCTACTTTTCACAAGAACACTGGGAGATCGCCTTGTTTTTTTGTGGGAAAAAAATCTAAGGAACTGAATAAGGacccatacacatactgtactatAAAACTAGTAACTAAATATAttttagaaataaaaaagtcaatTTTGGGTGCAGGTACAGCACCCTTAAAGACATTATTAGAGTAATGTTAATTTCACACCGTTCTTGGTACAGCAAGCAATCAAACAAATAATCTTGGCAGGTGGCACTTTATATTTCTGCCAGCGAGGCCTGGAGGAGGTCAGTGTGTAACTGGTAACTGATAACTGGCATaccatataaaaaaataaacataaatgtaGGTCAACAGAAGATCTTAtagaaatattaataatatcCACTTGCTTGCAAAACAGCTGAAGGAACTAGCAGTGGCAGGGCTTTTGATTATGAAAACCATTTTGGTCTTCCTTGAGAACTTAACATAAACACTATAGATAATTTACAACAACAATGTGTCGTTTCTGTTGATGACAAGATGGCACTGTACAGAACAACAGCGTCTCACTATAATAGCTGGTCAACTTCACAAGCTTATCTTCCAAAGCAGACAGTGGTCCTGAGGCTTCACTATCAACCCACTGGGAACACAGATTGTCCGGCAGTTATTTACCTATGGACCTTTTTACAGCACATTCACTACAGGCCATTGTTCACAATAATGCCTCAATGGAAATGTCACAAAGCAGTCAAACAGCCAGCCCGCTGACAGCGAACAGGTCATTTCATGAGATTGAAGCAGCATGAGGGCAACTGACGTCAGTATGCTTTAAATGTGCAGAGCTTTGAGGCTGCATCAGGTCACTAGTAGTGGCAAAGATGGAGACAGGTTTCCTTACCCAAGGTGCTCCTCATTGCGATTTTACACATATCTGTGACAAGTGGCCAAGATTATACAGAGGTGTCGGCCTGTCTAGAGCACCAGGAGGCTTTCGATGGTTCCTGTTATGAGTTTGTGGCGCAGCAGCGCACCTTCCAGAGTGCTCAGCGCTGGTGTGAGCGAGGTGGAGGACACCTGGCGTTCATTCAGAATGATGAAACGCAGCAGTTCTTCCAGAGGCAACTTCAGCCCCAGCAGGACTGGTGGGTAGGGCTGGCCCCAGCTTCCATCAACCTGACCCTGGACTCGGCTGCCGCTGAAGGTAATACAAGAGCTGTGATAAAAAAAGCTGATCACCCTGATTTGGTCTGCTGTCTTAGTACTTACAGTTACAATTGTACTCTTAATGATGGATTGAATACATGACATGAACAAAACAGAGCATTCTTAatggtttttatttttaaaacttGCACAGGGAGATGTGAAAGAGGGGATGTGAATGAGAACCATGTTAGTAAACCACTGATAGTACAAGTTGTTCCCACCAAGCTgtttgtgtgaggagtgtgtgtgtatgtgtgtgtatgtgtgtgtgtgtgtgtgtgtgtgtgtactacttcTGCCTTTTCTTTAGAATAGTGTTTCTTAAACAGTGTTGTTGCAGTTGATACTTCTGAAGAAATGTAGAGGAACAAGAAGAATAACTGCTTAGCCTAACCACATATTTCTTTATCAAGATTaacattataaatacatttaccaTTTCCAGATCCAATTACCAGCTGATTTGGTTGAATTATTGTACTTGGTAATTGTCCCAGCAGTGATACACCAGACAATGTGATACACTATGGGCTGACAGGAGAAAGTATTTACTGCATGATTTTCTGCAGTGGGTGACAAAACAATCCTTGAACTTTTATATCTGCCGTGTTTCTCATTTGTCTATCAAATGATGCTGGAAATGCGGCCACTAAAccggcttcttttttttttaaatcagtgttATCTCTCACTTCAGATTGCCTCCAAGCCATTTACACATCTGTCAATCAACCAAAAACAGCGCCCTCTCGATATCTCTGATTAGCAGCAGTCTGTTGACAAGAAATATTGGGTCTTAATGTGTTTATTCTCATGCCTTTGAAAATGGGTTAATGGCCAGACTGACACAGCCCTAGCTTTATCTTCTTCACAAAAGAGAAAGCATTATCACTCATTATCACGGCTTCTATTGTTCCATTTATGGGTGTTCCTCCCGTGTCTTGTTTGGGTAATTTAGACCCTACCAGGGTCAAGCTGCAACTCCAGTATACATGCTTGGTGGAAATATATTGTTTCTGATTTGAACAACGTTATCACTGGGAACCTGATCTGAGGAATCACATAAAGGGTACATATTGCAGCATGCAGGGCTGCGTGCTCCTATGTTGTGCTCTGGCGTGGTGAGTTCACCCATATTTCCGAGCTTGTAATAACTGTAGGGTGTACTGTGTAATTCTATGTGTAATGTTTGTTATTAAGAGTGTATTCATGTTCCCCTCCTTTGTTAAGGTCAGCGTGTATCTTTTGTTAGCGATAAGGAGTCATGTAGTTACCTCATGTGTTAAGGCCTGTGTCCACCTGCGCATGTGTATAAAGCCCAGAGCCTTTCCCGCACTCTATGTCAATTGTCCTCCATCTGAATAAATGCTGTGAGTGCCAAAGAGAAGCCTTACCTCCGCTCGTCACTACAACAATAAGCCTGTATTTGAAATGCATAATTAAGTATGAAAATGGTCTAGTTTCAGTCTCCATATAAAAACCACTACAAGAAAGTTTGTTTAATTTTAGAACCATTCATCCTGTATGGAAATGTATTTGGTAAAAGCTTCACTGACATTATATTACTTTCTCCTAGGAACCCTGTCCTGGCTTGATGGCTCTGATGTTAGCTACTCTAACTGGGTGGGTGAGCCCTTAGTAGGAGCCAGATGTGGCTACATCCTGCAGGATTCTGGCTTTCAATGGGAGGCCACAGACAACTGCACCCAAGAGATGCTCTTTGTCTGTGAATTTGGTTAGTCTTCATTTCCTTTTTCTGAGTGCATAGGCTTATGGGATAAAAGCAGTCTTGTTCTGTTCCTACCAGTCATGTCTGGTAACGTTCTTTTTCCTCAGAGAATGGGAAATCTATGGCTTGTGCAAACCATAACGCTACACTTCAGTGTGGCTCTGGGCAGGTGATACAGGTCGACGACAGCTTCTTCGGTAGAAAGACGATACACTACTGCCAAGGGTGGCACCTCTTCTTCCGTCACATCTTCTCAGGAGGAGTGCAGTTGGGTGGATGTAGTAGATTTAGCAGCAGGTATGGTGGTCAGCACAACATCTCTCTGCTTTACATGTGTTTTCTACTTACATTTACACACCCTAAATTGATAATATGTACATCATATACAGAAATAATTCAACAATATTATttggtgtttttctttgtgGTGAGGGTACAACATCTCTCTACTAAGACTACTAGACACTCAGCTGTCTCTGTATGAAATCAAAGGGAGCAAATGCCACAGCCACCCTAATGTTTGTGTCATCACTGATAGTTCAAGCAGAAAAGGATCTCTCTCCCATAGCACGCTTTGATGACTTAGAGGATAAATAAGGCTCATACTATAACAAGGTCAATATTTACTGAGGGCTTTCAGAaatatatctgtgtttgtagAGGAGGCCGGATGAGCTACAGGGATGAAGTCAACACTGTGTGCAATATGGACTCCTCTCTGTGAAGTACAGTGTTTACTGTGAATCTAATACTTGGTACAGGGATACTTTCCATTGAATGGACAGCCTTGCACGAGGAGAGAGTAGACCACATTTCCTAAACAAATAGTAATACAATGACGGTTATTCAATTTCAAGGGCACTGCCATGGACTTCAAGCCTGCCAGGCTTTGGCAGATGCATCATCTTTTGGAGAACCTTGCCCTGGTCTTGGGAGCTACTTGTCTGTGGAATATCACTGTAAAGATGGTAGGTGCTCTCTGTCTCAACCTGATTGTTTATGCTTTCCAAAATTGTCCATATTTAtagacataaaaacataaaaatgataGCTGGTAGTGGTCATAGTGAAATCATGGACTGTAAATATGTCAAGGCAAATTAATGGATCAGTATTCATGAAGGATAAAATTAGTGATTATACAGCCCTGGTCAGTAATACTTAACTGAAGCTTAATCTGTAACATTGTGACTGTGTGAACCTTTGGTGTACATACTGTACGTGCCCTTCTGCCTGCCATGTTGTATTCATAATCTCCTTATCTGTTGCATTACCACCTACACCTGTTCCCATATCACTCAACTCTATTCCCATATCATTCACTCAACAAATGGTATTGAATGGTATTAAAATGATGGTATCTGTTGCCTATGAGGTCTGTGACATATTTATAATTGTCCTCCAGGTCTTCACCTGCTCATGAGCAAGCTGGCTGCTGTCTTTGACAACGTCACTATCCAGGTGAAGTGGCTGTTGCACCCATTTCAGGGCAACCTGACATGCACTTTCAGTGCAGGTGATGGCCACACTATCGATCCATACAGCCCTGATGAGTGAGTTTAGATGAGTGTGTTTTTACTTTATAAGCAATTTGCATCAATTGTATTTGTAGCGTTGCCACAACTTTTACAGACTACACCCACATTGAAAAGAAGGTTGATGATTTATCCAGAAAGCAGAAGTGATGATACGGTCAGGGATGCAATAGATGACCTTTGGAGTTTAGGAATTGCACTTTGCTGTGATGTTGACATCCACATTTATGAATCTCTAAGCTAAAAAAGAGATATTTGGGATATCACAAAACCTCACAAGCATAGATAAAGTAGGCTGGTATGTGATTCTGAttgaaaagaaagatagaaCATGGAACACAAACATTCTGAGGTTCTAGAAAGAGGGTCTAGCAGCATCTAAGTGGTGTTTAATCAGCTTTCCTTTGGTTAGGTCACAAGCCAGTGTGGTGCATCAGTATAAACATGCAGGGGGGTGGAGTGCTCCACCAGTGAGTGGCATGTGACAGCACAGAAGACCATCACTATCCAGGAACCACTCAGTGAATTTGGTGTAATCAAGTGCTACAGCATGGGCCAGTCAATGATCAGCGCAAACTGCAAAGCCCTCGCCAACAACCCTCTCACAATCCAGGTCGAACTGGAGGCAGGTAACCAAAATGTCTCCATGCGGTGCCCATGTGAAATTAGTTTTAATGGTACCATTAGAGTTGATAAGATGAGCACATGACTTCATTTTCACAGGAACCAATGTCACCTACAAAGTTCAGAGCGATGTCACAGTGCTGGCCTTGTCATCCGCCGCTATTGGCATATACCCTCACAACATCACATTGGGTCCAGAGGCGGTGCAGAGACTGGGTCTAGGCTGCCATCAGCTGACTCTGCTGGCCTCTAACAACGTCACCGCTGCAGACCCCTCCGCTgcactggaggtgtgtgtgttagagctggTGCAGGGCCTACAGGCATCAGTGTCATCGCAGGCTGGGCTGTGCCCTGAGTCAGACCTCCAGATCACGGTCTCTCTGGACCACGGAGCTCCCGTGCAGCTGCTCTTCCAGATATCCGACAGCGACAATAAGACTGCCCAGGACACAAGAGAAATGGACAGTGGCAGTCTTCAGGTTTTCAACATTTCAACAAGTGTCCAAGGTTTCCATGCTTTTAAAAGATTTTCATTACAATGTAATCAATCAGAGAATGCTCTCAGAGTTGTCTGATACCTATATTGTTTGTATTTTAGGAACAGTGCAGTGAAGGTCAAAGCATGGAATTCAGTCTCAGCCCTAGATCAAGATGCAGGAAATACAACAGTGGTTTGCCTCCCTGAGTTAGAACTTCGGTCAAATGATACTCAAAATTCAGTAGGTTTTCCCTCAAAGATGCATTCAGCTATTGAATCCTTACTTGATTCTCTGTAACTCTCA is part of the Clupea harengus chromosome 6, Ch_v2.0.2, whole genome shotgun sequence genome and harbors:
- the LOC116220811 gene encoding beta,beta-carotene 15,15'-dioxygenase-like; protein product: MQAVFTKNGSETPEPVKAKVSGAIPDWLQGTLVRNGPGLFNIGDTAYNHWFDGMALLHNFTFKDGDVYYRSKFLQSETFKRNTGANRIVVSEFGTMVYPDPCKNIFSKAFTYFSNAIPDFTDNNLVNIIRYGEDYYAASEVNYINKIDPHTLETVGRTNYRNHIALNLATAHPHYDEEGNTYNMGTAIIGFGRPKYMIFKVPADASDEDKKKPAMSKVEKVCSIPFRSSLYPSYFHSFGMTENYIVFVEQAFKLDIFKLATAYFRGVNWGSCLKYDKDDMTYFNLINRKTGKAVSTKFYGDPFVVFHHINAFEEDGHVVFDLITYKDSNLYDMFYIENMRQDTDKFVENNKIFSPPVCQRFVLPITVDKDTPVGTNLVTLKDTSAKAVIEKDGSVFCSPDTLFVGLELPQINYKFNTKKYRYFYGSRVEWSPHPNKIAKVDIVTRTHQEWRDEECYPSEPVFVASPDAVEEDDGVLLSSVVSLNPAKSPFMLVLNAKTMEEIARASVDASIHMDLHGYFIPQKDSN